The DNA window CGTCAGAAAGTCGTGTATTTCCTTCAAAGCATCAGTCATATCATTGAATCTGGTCAGGTTCTAAAACCAAGGAGTATACCGCAGCTAACAAACAGCTCCGACCTCTGTCCAACTTAACTTTATACGTGCTTTCCTATAGAATACAGCGCCGGATCAAGGTGTCTCTGAATAGAATCTGAATACCCCGCCGGCCAATTTAGGCGTTATTCAGAGGCTCCTTCGGCCTTTTCGCAATAAAACACCCGCCAGGCGGCATGCCACCGGCGAGGAAAATTCCAACTGATGAGGGTCAATATCGTGTTAGAAGCTTATCGTGAACACGTTGCCGAACGTGCAGCTCTGGGCATCCCACCCAAGCCGCTGAACCCCGAACAGACTGCCGCTCTGGTAGATCTGCTGAAAAACCCACCTGCCGGTGAAGAAGCAACTCTGGTTGATCTTCTGGAAAACCGCGTACCACCAGGAGTGGACGAAGCTGCCTACGTGAAAGCTGCGTTCCTGACCGCTATTGTTAAAGGTGAAGCGGCCTCTCCGCTGATCGATAGCAAGAAAGCCGTTCAGTTGCTGGGTATGATGCAAGGTGGCTACAACATCGAAACCTTGGTTGACCTGCTGGACAACGAAGAGCTGGCCGAACTGGCTGGTGAAGAACTGAAGCACACCCTGCTGATGTTCGACGCATTCAACGACGTTAAAGAAAAAATGGACGCCGGCAACGCCGTTGCCAAGTCTGTGGTTGAATCCTGGGCCAACGCTGAGTGGTTCACCAACAAAAACAAAGTTCCTGAAAGCACCAAGATGGTTGTTTTCAAGGTTACTGGCGAAACCAACACAGACGACCTGTCTCCAGCCCCGGATGCATGGTCCCGCCCTGACATCCCGCTGCACGCCCGCGCTGCCTACAAAATGGAACGCGATGGCCTGAAGCCGGAAGAACAAGGCGTAACTGGCCCCATGAGCCAGATTGATGAAATCAAATCCAAAGGCCTGCCCGTTGCCTTCGTTGGTGACGTAGTAGGTACCGGATCTTCCCGTAAGTCGGCCACTAACTCTGTTCTGTGGTTCTTCGGTGACGACATCCCGGGCGTGCCGAACAAGCGTGCCGGTGGTGTATGTATCGGTAACAAAGTTGCTCCGATCTTCTTCAACACTATGGAAGACGCCGGCGCTTTGGTATTCGAAGCACCTGTAGACAACATGAACATGGGCGACGTTATCGAAATCCGCCCGTACGAAGGCAAGATTCTGAACGAAGCCGGTGACGTTATCTCCGAGTTCGATTTCAAGTCTGACGTTATTCTGGACGAAGTTCAGGCTGGCGGCCGTATCCCTCTGATCATCGGTCGTGGTTTGACCGCCAAGGCACGCACTGCATTGGGCATGGGTGCAACCGACCTGTTCCGTCTGCCGAACGATCCTGAAGCGGGCACCAAGGGCTTCACCCTGGGCCAGAAGATGGTTGGTAAAGCTTGTGGACTGGAAGAAGGCCAAGGCGTTCGTCCGGGCACCTACTGCGAGCCTCACATGACTACCGTGGGCTCTCAGGACACTACTGGTCCTATGACCCGTGACGAACTGAAAGATCTGGCTTGCCTGGGCTTCCAGGCTGACTTGGTTATGCAGTCATTCTGTCACACCGCCGCTTATCCAAAGCCGGTTGACGTTGAAATGCAGCACACCATGCCGGACTTCATCCGCAACCGTGGCGGTGTTTCCCTGCGTCCGGGCGACGGCATCATCCACTCTTGGTTGAACCGTATGCTGCTGCCTGACACCGTTGGTACCGGTGGTGATTCTCATACCCGTTTCCCGATGGGCATCTCCTTCCCGGCCGGTTCTGGCTTGGTTGCGTTTGCAGCGGCCACAGGTGTTATGCCTCTGGACATGCCAGAATCTGTTCTGGTTCGCTTCAAAGGCAAGATGCAGCCAGGTATCACCCTACGTGATCTGGTACACGCGATTCCGCTGTACGGCATCAAGCAAGGCATGCTGACCGTTGAGAAGAAAGGCAAGATCAACGAATTCTCTGGTCGTATCCTGGAAATCGAAGGTCTTGAGCACCTGACTGTTGAGCAGGCGTTCGAGCTGTCAGACGCCTCTGCCGAGCGTTCTGCTGCCGGTTGTACCATCAACCTGTCGGAAGATTCTGTTGCCGAGTACCTGCGCTCTAACATCACCATGCTGCGCTGGATGATCGCTGAAGGTTACGGCGACCCACGTACACTGGAGCGTCGTGCCCAGCAGATGGAAGCCTGGTTGGCTGATCCGAAGCTGATGCGTGCAGACAAAGACGCTGAGTACTCTCACGTTGTCGAAATCGATCTGGCCGACATCAAAGAGCCCATCGTTTGCTGCCCGAACGACCCTGACGATGCCAA is part of the Marinobacter sp. JH2 genome and encodes:
- a CDS encoding bifunctional aconitate hydratase 2/2-methylisocitrate dehydratase is translated as MLEAYREHVAERAALGIPPKPLNPEQTAALVDLLKNPPAGEEATLVDLLENRVPPGVDEAAYVKAAFLTAIVKGEAASPLIDSKKAVQLLGMMQGGYNIETLVDLLDNEELAELAGEELKHTLLMFDAFNDVKEKMDAGNAVAKSVVESWANAEWFTNKNKVPESTKMVVFKVTGETNTDDLSPAPDAWSRPDIPLHARAAYKMERDGLKPEEQGVTGPMSQIDEIKSKGLPVAFVGDVVGTGSSRKSATNSVLWFFGDDIPGVPNKRAGGVCIGNKVAPIFFNTMEDAGALVFEAPVDNMNMGDVIEIRPYEGKILNEAGDVISEFDFKSDVILDEVQAGGRIPLIIGRGLTAKARTALGMGATDLFRLPNDPEAGTKGFTLGQKMVGKACGLEEGQGVRPGTYCEPHMTTVGSQDTTGPMTRDELKDLACLGFQADLVMQSFCHTAAYPKPVDVEMQHTMPDFIRNRGGVSLRPGDGIIHSWLNRMLLPDTVGTGGDSHTRFPMGISFPAGSGLVAFAAATGVMPLDMPESVLVRFKGKMQPGITLRDLVHAIPLYGIKQGMLTVEKKGKINEFSGRILEIEGLEHLTVEQAFELSDASAERSAAGCTINLSEDSVAEYLRSNITMLRWMIAEGYGDPRTLERRAQQMEAWLADPKLMRADKDAEYSHVVEIDLADIKEPIVCCPNDPDDAKFLSEVAGDKVDEVFIGSCMTNIGHFRAAGKLLDQHKGSLNTRLWMSPPTKMDQAQLMEEGYFNIYGTAGVRTEMPGCSLCMGNQARVAAKSTVLSTSTRNFPNRLGDGANVYLTSAELASVGAILGKLPTPQEYMEYAKDLDSMSAEIYKYLNFDQMENYTQKASEATVA